The following are encoded together in the Iodobacter fluviatilis genome:
- a CDS encoding FHA domain-containing protein, translating to MAKIVLSLDGTLVKEIKLNREIFTIGRRPNNDIQIDNLAISGEHAILTMRGSEAFIEDLNSTNGTKVNNQDVQQKQHLKDGDEILIGKHILHFFSEKPSENTDFEKTMMLGRPPIASAPKPAATPSTPHPTKSSIEPQTEVIHTAPSLGVIRVISGGNTGKELVLNKNLTTLGKTGVQVAVITRRPQGYFLTHVEGDHYPSVNQKEIGIKAYQLQEEDTIELLGTKMMFFYRT from the coding sequence ATGGCAAAAATAGTACTTAGCCTTGATGGAACCTTAGTTAAAGAAATTAAACTGAATCGTGAGATCTTTACGATTGGCCGTCGCCCAAATAATGACATTCAAATCGATAACCTTGCGATATCTGGTGAGCATGCCATCCTCACAATGCGGGGCAGCGAGGCCTTTATTGAAGACCTAAACAGTACCAATGGCACTAAAGTAAACAACCAAGATGTGCAACAAAAACAGCACTTAAAAGATGGCGATGAAATTCTGATTGGCAAACATATTTTGCATTTTTTCAGTGAAAAACCCTCTGAAAATACTGATTTTGAAAAAACCATGATGCTTGGACGCCCGCCTATTGCCAGCGCGCCCAAGCCAGCAGCGACCCCCAGTACGCCTCACCCCACAAAATCATCTATCGAGCCTCAAACCGAAGTCATCCATACCGCACCGAGCTTAGGCGTTATCAGAGTGATCAGTGGAGGCAATACAGGCAAAGAGCTTGTGCTCAACAAAAACCTCACTACACTCGGCAAAACCGGCGTGCAAGTGGCGGTGATTACGAGGCGCCCACAAGGCTATTTTCTGACCCACGTGGAAGGCGATCATTACCCCAGCGTGAATCAAAAAGAGATTGGCATCAAAGCATACCAACTACAGGAGGAGGACACCATTGAATTGCTTGGCACCAAAATGATGTTCTTCTACCGCACTTAA
- a CDS encoding PP2C family protein-serine/threonine phosphatase: MPNLSQALEMAGLTDAGLVRDHNEDTIHFDAEKGLVVLADGMGGYNAGEVASGIAVEMVCHVVHDAMQSNAPLHLQRPDSLWPAAHDVLMAAVHYANQSIYGTAQSQPQCAGMGTTLICALFYDSRVAIAHVGDSRVYRLRADEFLQLTRDHSYLQVQIDSGLITREEAKHSEHKNLVTRAVGIDSGVQAELHEYPVLPGDIYLFCSDGLSDMADDADIADTIIAFNNNLALNATQLVQLANDMGVETIFPLS, encoded by the coding sequence ATGCCTAATCTCTCACAAGCATTAGAAATGGCCGGATTAACCGATGCCGGCCTAGTCCGTGACCATAATGAAGACACCATCCATTTCGATGCCGAAAAAGGTTTAGTGGTACTGGCTGATGGCATGGGCGGCTATAATGCAGGAGAAGTAGCCAGCGGTATTGCAGTAGAAATGGTCTGCCATGTTGTACACGACGCCATGCAATCCAACGCTCCATTGCATCTACAAAGGCCAGATAGCCTATGGCCAGCAGCCCACGATGTGCTGATGGCCGCTGTGCACTACGCAAATCAATCTATTTATGGTACAGCCCAAAGCCAGCCACAATGCGCTGGCATGGGTACCACTCTAATTTGCGCTTTATTTTACGACTCTAGAGTTGCCATAGCACATGTTGGTGACTCAAGGGTTTATCGTCTGCGCGCAGATGAATTTTTGCAACTGACCCGCGATCACTCCTATCTACAAGTGCAAATTGATAGTGGCTTGATTACGCGCGAAGAAGCCAAGCATTCAGAGCATAAAAACTTAGTAACACGTGCCGTGGGTATCGATAGTGGCGTGCAAGCCGAGCTACACGAATACCCCGTGCTTCCAGGTGATATTTATCTGTTTTGCTCGGATGGCCTTAGCGATATGGCCGATGATGCCGACATCGCCGATACCATCATTGCGTTTAACAATAACTTAGCGCTTAACGCTACACAATTGGTTCAACTTGCCAATGACATGGGGGTAGAGACAATATTTCCGCTATCTTAG
- a CDS encoding CHASE2 domain-containing serine/threonine-protein kinase, whose protein sequence is MKTAFWKQDWAIGLAVFLLYMATLLFTSLISSLEQRAYDAGVRLTSRNVDERIAVITIDQTSIDNIGRWPWSREIHAELIDKLASAGAKVIATSVFFTEPQQDKGLVYIEKLHRLYKEDASAPDSVTWAAMGSVFKEAESKLNVDQQLSLSVARAGNVILPMLFELGEAQGEPDKPLLPAVKKWELEASGNPTNGWPMSAKGATQPLSKLAENAAGIGSENITPDDDGVVRSIPLAVRYFDQIYPTFPLVTAANILNLSPKQIKLSLGESITLANVKLPISSNASFRPYFYPSLGGKAAFPVDSFYDVKAGKIPLEKYRGKIVMIGATALGIGSSLVTPISPSEAPVMIAAHTLSSLLQQHYYVSPSWNSLLSLGLALCITLYLCLLLPRLKAGAAAILTSILFCLLLITHFMLMTQSMLWIHLMGPASLLLLGHGLLTTKRYLISEQKEEKSSAESAESNRMLGMAFQGQGQLDMAFEKLSKVPLDDGLMGVLYNLALDFERKRQFNKAEAVYQYMAGHNPKYRDLEAKLKRAHQMSETVILGGSGGGVNGSMLLTDGSIEKPMLGRYQVEKELGKGAMGIVYLGKDPKIGRDVAIKTMSLSQEFEADQLDDARQRFFREAETAGRLNHPNIVTIFDAGEEHDLCYIAMEFLKGKDLLAYTKPTQLLPIMEYSSIVRQVAEALQYAHGQHVVHRDIKPANIMYEPNEKIVKVTDFGIARITDSSKTRTGMVLGTPSYMSPEQLSGKKIDGRSDLFSLGVMLYQLSTGSLPFTGESMAELMYKIANDTPQDPRLLNPKLPPILAAIIMKALQKDETTRFQTGAHFAAAMAKLEAGLRAREANT, encoded by the coding sequence ATGAAAACGGCCTTTTGGAAGCAAGACTGGGCGATCGGTTTGGCCGTGTTTTTGCTATATATGGCAACCTTACTGTTTACCTCGCTCATTTCCAGCCTAGAGCAACGTGCTTACGATGCGGGGGTGAGGCTAACGAGCCGTAATGTAGACGAGCGGATTGCAGTGATTACCATTGATCAAACCAGTATCGACAATATTGGCCGCTGGCCTTGGTCGCGGGAGATTCATGCCGAGTTGATTGATAAGCTGGCGAGCGCTGGAGCCAAGGTCATTGCCACCAGCGTGTTTTTTACTGAGCCACAGCAAGATAAAGGCCTCGTCTATATCGAAAAGCTACACCGCCTTTATAAAGAAGACGCCAGCGCCCCTGATAGCGTTACCTGGGCGGCGATGGGCTCGGTGTTTAAAGAGGCGGAGAGCAAGCTCAATGTTGATCAGCAACTTAGCCTTAGCGTTGCCCGTGCAGGTAATGTAATTTTGCCGATGCTGTTTGAGTTAGGCGAGGCCCAAGGCGAGCCGGATAAACCGCTCCTGCCCGCAGTAAAAAAATGGGAACTAGAAGCCAGCGGCAATCCCACCAACGGCTGGCCTATGTCGGCCAAGGGTGCGACGCAGCCTTTAAGTAAGCTCGCTGAAAACGCGGCAGGGATAGGTAGCGAAAACATCACGCCCGATGATGATGGCGTGGTGCGCAGTATTCCCTTAGCGGTACGCTATTTTGATCAGATCTACCCGACCTTCCCCTTAGTGACCGCGGCTAATATCCTCAATTTATCGCCTAAGCAAATCAAGCTCAGCTTGGGCGAATCCATCACGCTAGCCAATGTAAAGCTCCCTATCAGCAGCAATGCCTCATTCCGGCCTTATTTTTATCCTAGCCTCGGCGGCAAGGCAGCGTTCCCCGTTGATTCTTTTTATGATGTCAAAGCTGGTAAGATTCCGCTGGAAAAATATCGCGGAAAAATTGTGATGATAGGCGCCACGGCGCTGGGCATCGGCTCCTCTTTAGTCACGCCCATCTCGCCCTCCGAAGCACCGGTGATGATTGCAGCACATACGCTCTCTAGCCTATTGCAGCAGCACTACTATGTATCCCCCAGCTGGAATAGCCTGCTCTCACTCGGGCTTGCGCTGTGTATCACGCTATATCTTTGCCTGCTGCTGCCTAGATTAAAAGCAGGCGCGGCCGCCATTCTCACCAGTATTTTATTTTGCTTGCTGCTCATCACTCATTTTATGCTGATGACCCAATCAATGCTATGGATTCATCTCATGGGGCCAGCTAGCTTATTGCTGCTAGGACACGGCTTGCTGACAACCAAGCGCTATCTGATTAGCGAGCAAAAAGAAGAAAAATCCAGCGCAGAATCTGCTGAATCAAACCGTATGTTAGGCATGGCTTTTCAAGGTCAAGGGCAGCTCGATATGGCCTTTGAAAAGCTATCTAAAGTGCCTTTGGACGATGGCTTAATGGGCGTTTTATATAACCTAGCACTAGATTTCGAAAGAAAACGCCAGTTTAATAAGGCCGAAGCGGTTTATCAGTATATGGCTGGGCATAATCCAAAATACCGCGATCTAGAAGCCAAGTTAAAACGCGCGCATCAAATGTCAGAAACAGTTATCTTGGGTGGCTCTGGCGGCGGAGTAAATGGCAGCATGCTACTTACTGATGGCAGTATCGAAAAACCGATGTTAGGGCGTTATCAGGTAGAGAAAGAATTAGGCAAGGGCGCAATGGGAATTGTCTATCTGGGCAAAGACCCTAAGATTGGCCGAGATGTGGCGATTAAAACCATGTCGCTCTCGCAAGAGTTTGAAGCCGATCAGCTAGACGACGCAAGGCAGCGTTTTTTTAGAGAGGCCGAAACCGCAGGACGGCTTAATCACCCTAATATCGTCACCATTTTTGATGCAGGAGAAGAGCACGATCTTTGTTATATCGCCATGGAGTTTCTCAAAGGTAAAGATCTGTTAGCCTACACCAAACCTACACAACTCCTACCAATAATGGAATACTCGAGCATCGTCAGGCAAGTCGCAGAAGCCTTACAATATGCCCATGGCCAGCACGTGGTGCATAGGGATATCAAACCCGCCAATATTATGTATGAGCCAAACGAAAAAATTGTGAAAGTCACTGACTTTGGGATTGCACGCATTACCGACTCCAGCAAAACCCGCACCGGCATGGTGCTAGGCACGCCGTCTTATATGTCGCCAGAGCAATTATCGGGCAAGAAAATTGATGGTCGCTCAGATTTATTCTCACTCGGCGTGATGCTCTACCAACTCAGTACCGGCAGCCTGCCTTTTACCGGTGAATCCATGGCGGAGCTGATGTATAAAATTGCCAACGACACACCGCAAGATCCTCGGCTATTAAACCCCAAACTCCCCCCCATATTGGCCGCCATTATTATGAAAGCCTTACAAAAAGATGAAACAACCCGCTTTCAAACTGGCGCACACTTTGCGGCAGCAATGGCTAAACTAGAAGCGGGGCTAAGGGCCAGAGAAGCAAATACTTAA
- the panC gene encoding pantoate--beta-alanine ligase — protein MKIIHSIEELRTWRATVGSVAFVPTMGNLHAGHMTLIDAARAEAENIVVSIFVNRLQFGQGEDFEVYPRTLEQDAALIAAQGGVDVIFAPDEKVLYPKVIQQYQVEPPAIQDELCGAFRPGHFRGVATVVTKLFNIVQPNVACFGKKDYQQLFVIKSMVEDLNQAVKIVAVDTGRASDGLALSSRNGYLSAEHKLEATRIYYHLSRMKAAIEAGDRDYERLSAETTNDLLARGWVNVDYVEMRNALSLKPAAVSDHQLVILIAARLGQTRLIDNIEIAL, from the coding sequence ATGAAAATCATCCATAGCATTGAAGAACTGCGCACTTGGCGTGCCACAGTGGGCAGCGTAGCCTTTGTGCCAACCATGGGCAATCTACACGCCGGACACATGACCTTAATTGATGCGGCGCGTGCAGAGGCTGAAAATATTGTAGTCAGCATCTTTGTGAACCGCCTGCAATTTGGTCAGGGCGAAGATTTTGAAGTCTACCCGCGCACCTTAGAGCAAGATGCAGCACTGATTGCCGCCCAAGGTGGCGTAGATGTAATCTTTGCCCCTGATGAAAAAGTACTCTACCCCAAGGTGATTCAGCAGTATCAAGTTGAGCCACCTGCGATACAAGATGAGCTATGCGGCGCATTCCGCCCAGGGCATTTCCGTGGTGTAGCCACGGTGGTGACCAAGCTCTTCAATATTGTGCAGCCTAATGTGGCGTGCTTTGGCAAAAAAGATTACCAGCAGCTGTTTGTAATTAAAAGCATGGTGGAAGACTTAAACCAAGCCGTTAAAATTGTAGCTGTCGATACAGGCCGCGCCAGCGACGGCTTAGCGCTGTCATCCAGAAACGGCTACCTTTCTGCCGAACATAAGCTAGAAGCCACGCGTATCTACTATCACCTCAGCCGTATGAAAGCCGCCATTGAAGCAGGCGATCGTGATTACGAGCGCCTCAGCGCAGAAACAACAAACGACTTGCTCGCCCGTGGCTGGGTTAACGTTGATTACGTAGAAATGCGCAACGCCCTCAGTTTGAAGCCAGCAGCGGTTAGTGATCACCAGCTCGTGATCCTTATTGCCGCCCGCCTAGGCCAGACCCGCCTGATTGATAATATTGAAATTGCACTGTAA
- the panB gene encoding 3-methyl-2-oxobutanoate hydroxymethyltransferase — protein MKTTVSTLQNMKQAGQKITMLTCYDASFATLLDDAGVEILLVGDSLGNVIQGHSSTLPVSLEDMVYHTRCVARGSKDALVLADLPFGSYQVSPQQAYVSAAKLMAAGAEMVKLEGGMIMAETVDFLANRGIPVCTHIGLQPQSVNVYGGYKVQGKSEFDAEVLKRDALAHQAAGAALVLMEMVPAHVAQTVTEALSVPTIGIGAGVDVDGQVLVLHDMLAVYPGKKARFVKNFMAGSHSIQAAVEAYVKAVKAMTFPADEHSF, from the coding sequence ATGAAAACCACCGTTAGTACCTTGCAGAATATGAAGCAAGCTGGGCAAAAAATCACCATGCTCACTTGCTATGACGCCAGCTTTGCTACGCTTTTAGACGATGCTGGGGTAGAAATTCTGTTGGTTGGCGATTCACTCGGCAACGTTATTCAAGGGCACAGCTCTACCCTGCCTGTTAGCTTAGAAGATATGGTTTACCACACCCGCTGTGTAGCCCGTGGCAGCAAAGATGCTTTGGTTTTAGCTGACTTGCCCTTTGGTAGCTATCAAGTATCCCCTCAGCAAGCCTATGTAAGCGCCGCCAAATTGATGGCTGCGGGTGCTGAAATGGTGAAGCTTGAAGGCGGCATGATTATGGCCGAAACAGTAGATTTCTTAGCTAACCGTGGCATCCCCGTTTGCACTCATATTGGCCTACAACCGCAATCAGTCAATGTCTACGGCGGTTATAAGGTGCAAGGTAAAAGCGAATTTGATGCCGAAGTGCTCAAACGCGATGCCCTCGCCCACCAAGCCGCAGGCGCTGCGCTGGTACTGATGGAAATGGTACCTGCTCACGTTGCCCAAACCGTTACCGAGGCGTTAAGCGTGCCTACTATCGGTATTGGTGCAGGTGTGGATGTGGACGGCCAAGTACTCGTCTTGCACGACATGCTGGCCGTATACCCAGGCAAAAAAGCGCGCTTCGTGAAAAACTTTATGGCAGGCAGCCACAGCATTCAAGCCGCAGTTGAGGCCTATGTAAAAGCGGTAAAAGCCATGACCTTCCCTGCTGACGAACATAGCTTTTAA
- the folK gene encoding 2-amino-4-hydroxy-6-hydroxymethyldihydropteridine diphosphokinase — translation MSTIAFVALGANLGNPVKQLQEALALIAALPDSQLLLQSSFYSSKAVGYTDQPDFINAVAQLETRLSAAQLLHSLLEIEAQCGRQRTFQDAPRTLDLDLLLYGDARIMQDHLIVPHPRMHQRAFVLRPLLEIAPDISISGLGPAADFLALLADQQLSVLTESKPLR, via the coding sequence ATGAGTACGATCGCTTTTGTGGCTCTCGGTGCCAATCTTGGCAACCCAGTCAAACAGCTGCAAGAAGCCTTGGCCCTAATAGCCGCCTTGCCTGATAGCCAGCTGCTGCTGCAATCCAGCTTTTATAGTAGCAAAGCCGTTGGTTACACCGATCAGCCTGATTTTATCAACGCCGTCGCCCAGCTTGAAACGCGCTTAAGTGCAGCCCAACTGCTGCACTCTCTGCTAGAAATTGAAGCGCAATGCGGCCGGCAACGCACCTTTCAAGATGCGCCCCGCACGCTAGATCTAGATTTACTGCTCTATGGCGACGCCCGTATTATGCAAGATCATCTGATTGTGCCGCATCCACGCATGCATCAACGCGCCTTTGTCTTACGCCCATTATTAGAAATCGCCCCTGATATCAGCATTAGCGGTCTTGGCCCAGCGGCCGATTTTTTAGCTCTGCTTGCTGATCAACAACTTTCCGTACTTACAGAGAGTAAGCCTCTGAGGTAG